From Methanobacterium formicicum DSM 3637, one genomic window encodes:
- a CDS encoding right-handed parallel beta-helix repeat-containing protein: protein MLFCASTVSAADEAIYVNGSYGNDSWDGQTWQTAKLTIQNATGTVSPNGVVTIADGVYSGTGNTNITINQNMTIQGLNLAGTIINGTNNTVIFSIKPGITLILSNLELTNGNHYHGGAIYNQGNLYLDNCNVTNSTSSYGGGIYNSGTLAVVDSTITGNTLNFGYLNGGGGIYNDGGTLTVINSIISNNTGLAMWGGGGILNNGNLTVIDSTITDNTLSNYSGAGIYNIDTCIVTGSVIQNNSAAYGGGIYNTGTLTVIGSYFGYNTATTGDGGAIYNDGTLTVTGSIFTNNTGGLNGGALYNKDNMTVTDSHFTNNTATSNNGGAIYNYKNLIVNGSTFTNNTANYEGGAIFNRDTATVTDSTFTSNNATTNGGAIYTSDSLTVAGSNFSNNTAENGGAIYNDYHLIVNNSTFFRNSAHEGGAISSEGDITMHFNRIVENSAQYGSAIYNHKGDVNATDNWWGSNDPEFETLIDGDVNYSPWLYLTFSAEPLSIPQGSSSTLTASFNQDTDGFTINPLDPVNGHIPDGSPVTFTTTLGNVGSKSVEKYTINGIATATLRADEAAGSAVVGVLADSQPLTSTVTITPGSTDTNTSTNQTGTSNSVNAASTTNTVGMQSTGAPIVPLAIGILSVLGGLAATRKKQ, encoded by the coding sequence GTGCTATTTTGTGCTAGTACTGTTTCTGCAGCAGATGAAGCCATTTACGTGAATGGTTCATACGGTAATGATAGCTGGGATGGTCAAACATGGCAAACAGCCAAATTAACCATTCAAAACGCAACCGGAACCGTAAGCCCCAATGGAGTAGTAACCATTGCCGATGGTGTTTACTCAGGAACTGGCAATACCAACATAACCATTAACCAGAACATGACCATACAGGGCCTAAACCTGGCAGGGACTATCATAAACGGAACCAATAACACCGTTATATTCTCAATTAAACCTGGAATAACCTTAATCTTGAGTAACTTAGAACTAACCAATGGAAACCATTATCATGGTGGTGCTATCTACAATCAAGGTAATTTATACTTAGATAACTGTAACGTAACAAACAGCACATCCAGTTACGGTGGGGGAATCTACAATAGCGGTACTTTAGCTGTGGTTGATTCTACCATAACTGGTAACACCCTAAACTTTGGTTACTTAAATGGTGGTGGAGGAATCTACAATGACGGCGGTACCTTGACTGTGATTAATTCCATTATATCAAATAACACAGGACTAGCTATGTGGGGCGGTGGAGGAATCCTCAATAACGGTAATTTAACAGTTATTGATTCAACCATAACTGACAACACTCTATCTAATTATAGTGGTGCAGGAATCTACAATATAGATACTTGTATTGTGACTGGTTCGGTTATACAAAATAATTCTGCCGCATATGGTGGAGGAATCTACAACACTGGTACTTTAACCGTAATAGGTAGTTACTTTGGATATAACACCGCAACTACAGGTGATGGTGGAGCTATCTACAATGATGGTACTTTAACTGTAACCGGCAGTATATTCACCAATAACACTGGTGGTTTGAATGGTGGTGCTCTTTACAACAAGGACAATATGACAGTAACTGACAGTCATTTCACCAACAACACCGCAACTAGTAATAATGGTGGAGCTATCTACAATTATAAAAATTTGATTGTAAATGGCAGTACATTCACCAACAACACTGCAAATTATGAGGGCGGTGCTATCTTCAACCGAGATACCGCAACTGTAACCGACAGTACTTTCACCAGTAACAATGCAACTACCAATGGTGGGGCTATCTACACTTCAGATTCCTTGACTGTAGCAGGCAGTAACTTCTCAAACAACACTGCAGAAAATGGTGGAGCTATCTACAATGATTATCATTTGATTGTCAACAACAGCACATTCTTCAGAAACAGCGCCCATGAAGGTGGTGCTATTTCATCTGAAGGCGATATTACTATGCATTTCAACCGAATCGTGGAAAACAGTGCCCAATACGGCAGTGCTATCTATAATCACAAGGGAGATGTGAATGCCACAGATAACTGGTGGGGTTCCAATGATCCAGAATTTGAGACACTGATTGATGGAGATGTAAATTACTCTCCATGGTTGTATCTGACCTTTAGCGCAGAACCACTGAGCATTCCTCAGGGGTCCTCATCAACATTAACCGCCAGTTTCAACCAGGACACCGATGGATTTACCATCAACCCACTTGACCCTGTAAACGGACATATACCGGATGGTTCACCAGTGACATTTACCACCACTTTAGGTAACGTGGGCAGTAAATCCGTGGAAAAATACACCATAAACGGCATAGCCACTGCCACTCTCCGTGCAGATGAAGCAGCAGGAAGTGCAGTAGTAGGTGTACTGGCAGACAGTCAGCCATTGACTTCTACTGTAACCATCACACCAGGCAGTACCGATACAAATACCAGTACCAACCAGACCGGCACCAGTAACAGTGTCAACGCAGCAAGCACAACCAATACTGTGGGAATGCAAAGCACCGGAGCACCAATCGTGCCACTGGCCATTGGTATCCTAAGTGTACTGGGTGGATTAGCCGCAACCCGAAAAAAACAATGA
- a CDS encoding DUF11 domain-containing protein has protein sequence MNGSYGNDSWDGQTWQTAKLTIQNATETVSSNGVVTIADGVYSGTGNTNITINRNMTIQGLSQNGTIINGTDTNWIFTITSGVNVTICNLTFTNGIGYRGGAIYNHGDLTVENCTFTNNTATNLDQTGGGGGAICNFADEGPITTTVTNCTFNCNKAVRGSAIMNYCGITDHYIIITMTNCNFTNNTAQSIGTIYNLADNGYVNSTVTNCNFTTNTAKDHGGGIANYCGQSGSITNIAINSTFNSNHANYGGVIALWLNGGFINFIATSCTFTHNTANYGGAIYSSIWQGGSINLTAHFNSFVGNIASAGSAICREKGSVNATLNWWGSNVDPTKVNNLISGTVDANQWVILTVNATPSTINNGETSAIIADFNHINGGGDLVGGHIPDEVITLNIPWGSFTDSGTSHSFTGNTDAGVLSATFYATEGALNPLFNPVQLTATADGYTTSDSESAYISINPVANLNITNTANVTVANVGDIVRYNITITNNGPDNVTFITLKDILPVGTELVGVSSAYDILSLIPSGVELTWNNILASLGVDQLQPSMSVSILVDARILASAASTTLDNKANITYNLYPYFNETTANVYVNQAIVELNKTANNTRPNVGETVLFTIVAKNTGPSTASNVIVIDTLPAGLDFVNCTGGGVWDPVTRTVTWPAAIVANNGNVTYYLTALVNSTSLAGTNVTNVVNETHAEYPYNSTANCTVYVPKADLYIQITSDKSNPTVGETFTLRYKLGNNGPDDATNVTITIPLPEGFVISKIEGDGNWTITGNTITWTMNNVTVGDPNLYVSGWTTGPGNYLFSASIASDTFSINSTGVSPLTLKAQPTVNAATTTSTTSGNTVGMQSTGAPMVTLALAILSIVGGLAATRKKQ, from the coding sequence GTGAATGGTTCCTACGGTAATGATAGCTGGGATGGTCAAACATGGCAAACAGCCAAACTAACCATCCAGAACGCAACAGAAACCGTAAGCTCCAACGGAGTGGTAACCATTGCCGATGGTGTTTACTCAGGAACTGGCAACACCAACATAACCATTAACCGGAACATGACCATACAGGGCTTAAGCCAGAATGGAACCATAATCAATGGAACAGACACTAACTGGATATTCACCATTACATCTGGTGTGAATGTCACCATCTGTAATCTGACATTTACCAATGGAATTGGATATAGGGGTGGTGCTATCTACAACCATGGAGATTTAACCGTGGAAAACTGTACATTCACCAACAATACTGCAACAAACCTAGATCAGACAGGTGGAGGTGGAGGTGCTATCTGCAACTTTGCAGACGAAGGCCCGATTACAACTACTGTAACCAACTGCACATTCAACTGTAATAAAGCAGTAAGAGGTAGTGCAATAATGAATTACTGTGGTATCACTGATCATTACATTATTATCACAATGACTAACTGTAACTTCACCAATAACACCGCACAAAGCATAGGGACTATCTACAATCTTGCCGATAATGGTTATGTTAATAGTACTGTGACTAACTGTAACTTCACCACTAACACCGCAAAAGATCATGGTGGTGGTATAGCAAATTACTGCGGTCAATCCGGTTCAATTACCAATATTGCAATAAATTCTACCTTTAATAGTAACCATGCTAATTATGGTGGTGTTATAGCCCTTTGGCTAAATGGTGGTTTTATTAATTTTATTGCAACTAGCTGTACATTCACCCATAACACTGCAAATTATGGTGGTGCTATTTACAGTTCAATTTGGCAGGGAGGTTCTATTAATTTAACAGCTCATTTCAACAGTTTTGTTGGAAACATTGCAAGTGCAGGTAGTGCAATATGCAGGGAAAAAGGTTCTGTGAACGCTACACTAAACTGGTGGGGATCTAATGTTGATCCAACAAAGGTCAATAACCTCATATCTGGTACAGTGGATGCCAATCAATGGGTTATTTTAACAGTCAACGCAACCCCAAGCACCATCAACAACGGCGAAACATCAGCCATTATCGCTGATTTCAACCACATCAATGGAGGTGGTGATCTAGTTGGAGGACACATACCAGATGAAGTTATAACCCTGAACATACCATGGGGAAGCTTCACTGATTCTGGAACTAGTCATTCCTTTACAGGAAATACTGATGCTGGTGTCCTGTCTGCTACATTTTATGCCACCGAAGGTGCATTGAATCCATTGTTCAATCCGGTTCAACTCACTGCAACTGCAGATGGATACACTACCAGTGACTCAGAGTCAGCTTACATTTCAATTAACCCCGTAGCTAACCTAAACATTACCAACACAGCCAATGTGACTGTAGCCAATGTAGGAGATATAGTCAGGTACAACATCACTATAACCAACAACGGCCCAGATAATGTAACTTTTATCACATTAAAAGACATTTTACCCGTTGGAACTGAACTTGTGGGTGTATCCTCTGCATATGACATCCTAAGCCTTATTCCATCCGGTGTAGAACTAACATGGAATAACATTTTAGCTTCATTGGGTGTTGATCAATTACAGCCTAGCATGAGTGTTTCGATTTTAGTTGACGCGCGCATCTTAGCTTCTGCTGCAAGTACTACACTAGACAACAAGGCAAACATCACTTACAATCTATATCCCTATTTCAATGAAACTACAGCCAATGTGTATGTTAACCAGGCAATTGTGGAGTTGAACAAGACCGCTAACAACACTCGACCAAATGTTGGAGAAACAGTTCTATTTACCATTGTAGCTAAAAACACCGGACCAAGTACTGCCAGTAATGTGATTGTCATCGACACTCTACCAGCAGGTTTAGACTTTGTTAACTGCACTGGAGGCGGTGTTTGGGATCCAGTTACCCGTACTGTTACCTGGCCGGCTGCAATTGTGGCAAATAATGGCAACGTAACTTATTATCTGACTGCACTGGTAAATTCTACCAGTTTAGCCGGTACCAACGTCACCAATGTGGTAAATGAAACCCATGCTGAGTATCCATATAATTCAACAGCTAACTGTACCGTCTATGTACCTAAAGCAGACCTTTACATCCAGATAACCAGTGACAAAAGCAATCCCACTGTGGGTGAAACATTCACTCTAAGATACAAACTGGGAAACAATGGACCAGACGATGCAACCAACGTTACCATAACCATACCCTTACCTGAAGGATTTGTAATATCCAAAATTGAGGGTGATGGAAACTGGACCATTACTGGAAACACCATAACCTGGACCATGAACAATGTTACAGTAGGCGATCCCAACCTGTACGTTTCAGGATGGACCACCGGCCCAGGAAATTACCTATTCAGTGCATCAATAGCCTCAGATACATTCAGCATAAACAGCACAGGTGTTAGCCCCCTCACTTTAAAGGCACAACCAACAGTAAACGCAGCAACCACAACATCTACTACATCTGGAAACACTGTGGGAATGCAAAGCACCGGAGCACCAATGGTGACACTGGCCTTAGCAATCCTTAGTATAGTGGGCGGATTAGCCGCAACCCGGAAAAAACAATGA
- a CDS encoding Myb-like DNA-binding domain-containing protein, translated as MSDNEDSRLGCRWTMEEDIQMCKLREEGYNFKEIGKLLKRSEKSCATRYSNRGYTLNPLKLFLNITVVIISLLGGVIAEPSVFQYN; from the coding sequence ATGAGTGATAACGAAGATAGTCGTTTAGGCTGTAGATGGACTATGGAAGAAGATATCCAAATGTGTAAACTACGTGAGGAAGGGTATAACTTTAAAGAAATTGGTAAACTTCTAAAAAGAAGTGAAAAATCATGTGCAACCCGTTACAGTAATCGTGGTTATACCTTAAATCCATTAAAATTATTCCTGAACATCACTGTTGTGATCATCTCTTTACTAGGTGGTGTAATTGCAGAACCTAGTGTATTTCAGTATAATTAA
- a CDS encoding DEAD/DEAH box helicase family protein has translation MESYADDVSLLSEFETRKQYIDPELKKQGWLPKYIKEEVNSVKSNFKDKNIILFDGNPQQNVDRFIDYLLLDEDYTPLAIIEAKRFSKDADTGRIQARTYSLDIESQINQKVPIFLTNGQKWVFIDEYGIERKVSGPFSQADLKRRRDLYQNRKDPRTVKINTRIVDRPRSVTIVRKLSEHFSECHRTALIEMATGTGKTRVAMALIDLLIKSNVVRNVLFIADRIALVGQARDNGFKKYFTEPAADLREGFTTSSRLYVSTVQTLMGGKETRLFEKYSPGFFDLIVFDEAHRSIYDKNNLIYQYFDCIKIGLTATPRERETQSTFDLFGKATAEYSYDEAVRDGVLVPYFAHIISTKVLNEGIKQEDLDKFLKDQLRRQDVDPDTFEPTGSQFDRVFMDNKTNALIIKSFMENCYKSDEGKPTKSIFFCASKNHANKMKEVFGELFPKFASEVQVITSDMYRANDEVKRFKQRSSPRIALSVGMLDTGVDIPEVCNLVFIKPVASPIRFWQMLGRGTRNLEACKHKDWLPNSRKDDFKIFDFVIGGHSNIEFHELERGKGTGVPNDVLTNIFNNRVALLEENLSPHERELITGKIRSTIDALDEDFFLVREKSSVISRIKESDDFDGLVDELMDEVSPLIITQFGSNSKVSSFILKAEKLFTCVLDRDKEKIDKIRRELVFMIRNVADKDNLQVISEKKPLLIRAQQMEFWEDLTFEDVEFLVREIAPVMKYFEPTSRPVVDISAFDMIVDWKEFEKEVKEDESLKRLLERNESVCKLKEGEGITSRELLDLEKELSSLKPEIAIEYIQKQQNIDFLLFLRDIIKIKRNEDPRAIIEKRFDSYITNNPQYTSRQLEFLMLLKKVFAERKHIEMKDLGSPPFEDENPLDLFSYEELVGIVDKCNRIRMC, from the coding sequence ATGGAATCCTATGCTGATGATGTTTCATTGTTATCAGAATTTGAAACTAGAAAGCAGTATATCGATCCAGAATTAAAAAAACAAGGATGGCTTCCAAAATACATCAAAGAGGAAGTCAACTCTGTTAAATCAAATTTTAAAGATAAAAATATTATTTTGTTCGATGGAAACCCCCAACAGAATGTTGATCGTTTCATTGATTATCTGTTACTGGACGAAGATTACACACCTTTAGCTATAATTGAAGCAAAAAGGTTTTCCAAAGACGCAGATACCGGCCGAATACAGGCCAGAACTTATTCTTTAGACATTGAAAGTCAAATAAACCAGAAAGTACCTATTTTCTTAACCAATGGTCAAAAATGGGTGTTCATTGATGAATATGGGATTGAAAGGAAAGTCAGTGGCCCATTTTCCCAGGCGGATTTGAAAAGGCGCAGGGACCTGTACCAAAATCGTAAAGATCCTCGAACTGTTAAAATAAATACCCGTATTGTGGATAGGCCCAGAAGTGTGACCATAGTCCGGAAACTCTCAGAACACTTTTCAGAATGTCATAGAACCGCTTTAATAGAGATGGCCACAGGTACAGGAAAGACCAGAGTAGCAATGGCCCTTATTGATCTACTAATCAAATCCAATGTGGTTAGAAATGTTTTATTCATTGCTGATAGGATTGCTTTAGTTGGACAGGCCAGAGATAATGGATTTAAAAAATATTTCACAGAACCAGCCGCTGATTTAAGGGAAGGATTCACCACTTCCAGCCGTTTGTATGTTTCCACAGTGCAGACCTTAATGGGTGGCAAGGAAACCAGGTTGTTTGAGAAATATTCTCCTGGATTCTTTGATTTAATTGTTTTTGACGAAGCACACCGGTCAATCTATGATAAAAACAATCTAATTTACCAGTACTTTGACTGCATAAAAATTGGATTAACCGCCACTCCCAGGGAAAGGGAAACACAGAGTACCTTTGACTTATTTGGAAAGGCCACTGCCGAGTACTCCTATGATGAGGCAGTTCGTGACGGGGTTCTGGTTCCATACTTTGCCCATATTATTTCCACCAAAGTCTTAAACGAGGGAATAAAACAGGAGGATCTGGATAAGTTTCTAAAGGACCAGCTCCGCCGGCAGGATGTGGATCCGGACACCTTTGAACCAACTGGTTCTCAGTTTGACCGGGTGTTCATGGATAACAAGACCAATGCCCTCATAATTAAAAGCTTCATGGAAAACTGCTACAAGTCAGATGAAGGCAAACCTACCAAGTCCATCTTCTTCTGCGCCAGCAAAAACCATGCAAATAAAATGAAGGAAGTCTTTGGAGAGTTATTTCCCAAGTTCGCCAGTGAAGTACAGGTTATAACCTCAGATATGTACCGCGCTAACGATGAAGTGAAACGGTTTAAACAAAGATCAAGCCCCCGAATCGCCCTATCAGTGGGAATGCTGGATACCGGGGTGGACATCCCCGAAGTATGCAATTTAGTGTTTATAAAACCAGTGGCTTCCCCTATAAGGTTCTGGCAGATGCTGGGCCGAGGAACACGGAACCTGGAAGCCTGCAAGCACAAAGACTGGCTACCCAACAGTAGAAAGGATGACTTTAAGATATTTGACTTCGTAATTGGAGGACACTCCAATATTGAATTCCATGAACTGGAAAGGGGTAAAGGTACTGGAGTGCCCAATGATGTTCTAACCAACATTTTCAACAACCGGGTAGCTTTATTAGAGGAGAACTTATCCCCTCATGAGAGGGAACTCATAACCGGTAAGATCAGATCCACCATAGATGCATTGGATGAGGATTTCTTCCTGGTCCGGGAAAAATCATCGGTAATATCCAGGATCAAGGAAAGTGATGATTTTGATGGTTTAGTGGATGAGTTAATGGATGAAGTATCACCCCTCATTATAACCCAGTTCGGAAGTAATTCCAAGGTTTCATCATTTATTTTAAAGGCAGAGAAGCTCTTCACCTGCGTGCTGGATCGGGATAAGGAGAAGATCGATAAAATACGCCGGGAACTGGTCTTCATGATCCGCAACGTGGCTGATAAGGACAACCTCCAGGTGATAAGTGAGAAAAAGCCACTTCTTATAAGAGCACAGCAAATGGAGTTCTGGGAAGACCTGACCTTCGAGGATGTGGAATTCCTGGTGAGGGAAATTGCACCGGTGATGAAGTACTTCGAACCCACCAGCAGACCAGTGGTTGATATTTCAGCATTTGACATGATAGTAGACTGGAAAGAGTTTGAAAAAGAAGTTAAAGAAGATGAATCCCTGAAGAGACTCCTAGAGAGAAACGAATCAGTCTGCAAGTTAAAGGAAGGTGAAGGAATAACCTCCAGAGAACTTCTGGACCTGGAAAAGGAACTCTCATCACTCAAACCAGAAATAGCCATTGAGTACATCCAAAAACAGCAAAATATTGATTTCCTACTATTTTTAAGGGATATTATTAAAATAAAGAGGAATGAAGACCCACGGGCTATTATTGAAAAGAGGTTCGACTCATACATTACTAACAATCCCCAGTACACCTCCCGACAACTTGAATTTTTAATGTTGTTGAAGAAGGTGTTTGCAGAGAGGAAACACATAGAGATGAAGGACCTTGGTAGTCCTCCCTTTGAGGATGAAAATCCACTGGACTTGTTTAGTTATGAAGAGTTAGTGGGGATTGTGGATAAGTGTAATAGGATTAGGATGTGTTAA
- a CDS encoding YecA family protein has product MGKGRKKHKIGRNDPCHCGSGKKYKRCCIKKDREINSKPKTDSNEGTSENKLIVDNPSIKKMEETLDNMKKLRTAVEIGLLDFLVPLGLEKEKLSDVLSKVDELEKDFEQLHIPDRFNEHFSKNGWIAHESMSQEMMIKSVELADKGKLEEAEQGLVQYYSKNIQLLIQWSSWMEEFKPRMTLLEKAFDYYTKEMYSACIPLLLTIIDGIVFDNKETGNKGFFGEDNKIIAEDSIAAHITGLPELQSLMSCPRTKTTTDELTIPFRNGILHGRDLGYANKMVATKSWAALFALKDGIISLKKDKLPEDSEKTDLKAILYKIKKNELRTNLLNVWKPRKNVPNADFIISGSSSDYKDGSPEKELVEFFEYWQDRNFGFIANKMDHRTLDSYSIGKIAGIFSREIFSDKKLVSYKILSIVDEAPAISEITAEITILKDDDTLSKEITFRMIYEDDEGEIEIRTMGNGSWKFISCFSEIEIL; this is encoded by the coding sequence ATGGGCAAAGGGAGAAAAAAACATAAAATTGGGAGAAATGATCCTTGTCATTGTGGAAGTGGAAAGAAATACAAACGTTGTTGTATAAAAAAAGATAGGGAAATTAATTCCAAACCAAAAACTGATTCTAACGAAGGAACTTCTGAAAATAAATTAATTGTAGACAATCCTTCAATTAAAAAAATGGAAGAAACCCTTGATAATATGAAAAAACTTAGAACAGCTGTTGAAATAGGATTATTAGATTTTTTAGTTCCATTAGGCCTTGAAAAAGAAAAATTAAGTGATGTTTTGTCAAAAGTAGATGAGCTTGAAAAAGATTTTGAACAATTACATATTCCGGATAGATTCAACGAACATTTCTCAAAAAATGGTTGGATTGCTCATGAATCAATGAGTCAAGAAATGATGATAAAATCAGTTGAATTAGCTGATAAAGGTAAACTCGAAGAAGCAGAACAAGGTTTAGTGCAATATTATTCTAAAAACATTCAACTTCTGATTCAATGGTCAAGTTGGATGGAAGAATTTAAACCAAGAATGACTCTCCTAGAGAAAGCATTTGATTATTATACAAAAGAAATGTATTCTGCCTGTATACCGCTCCTTTTGACCATAATTGATGGAATAGTTTTTGATAATAAAGAAACAGGGAATAAAGGGTTTTTTGGCGAAGATAATAAAATAATTGCAGAAGATTCAATTGCAGCACACATTACTGGTTTACCTGAATTACAAAGTTTGATGTCTTGCCCGCGTACAAAAACAACAACAGATGAACTTACAATACCTTTTCGAAATGGGATACTTCATGGGCGTGATTTAGGCTATGCGAATAAAATGGTTGCCACCAAATCTTGGGCAGCATTATTTGCATTGAAAGATGGAATCATTTCACTAAAAAAAGATAAATTACCAGAAGATTCTGAAAAAACAGATTTAAAAGCCATATTATACAAAATCAAGAAAAATGAATTGAGAACTAATCTTTTAAATGTTTGGAAACCTCGTAAAAATGTTCCTAATGCTGATTTCATTATTAGTGGTTCATCTTCAGACTATAAGGACGGAAGTCCTGAAAAAGAATTGGTCGAGTTTTTTGAGTATTGGCAAGACAGAAATTTTGGTTTTATAGCTAATAAAATGGATCATAGAACTTTAGATAGTTATAGTATTGGTAAAATCGCAGGAATATTCAGCAGAGAAATTTTCTCTGATAAAAAGCTTGTTTCATATAAAATTTTGAGTATTGTAGATGAAGCACCTGCTATATCTGAAATTACCGCTGAAATTACAATTCTAAAAGATGACGATACCCTTTCAAAAGAAATAACATTTCGTATGATATATGAAGATGATGAGGGTGAAATTGAGATAAGAACTATGGGAAATGGTTCTTGGAAGTTTATTAGTTGTTTTAGTGAAATAGAAATATTATAA
- a CDS encoding restriction endonuclease subunit S: protein MLKKVDLPLEWKFKPVSEVCDINPRKNEVKNYSDSEKITFLSMESVGENGEIYSQEIKDLGEVFKGYTYFKKNDVLFAKITPCMENGKGTIAKIGTDIGFGSTEFHILRTYENVIPEWVYRFLALDYTRKYAEQNMTGSAGQKRVPKTFFDKLKIPVPPLKTQKKIIEILEKAEKLKEWRTETDELADEYLKSVFLEMFGDPVKNSKEWDIFKFGDVGKLERGKSKHRPRNAPELLGGSYPLIQTGEVAGSGGYIKNYTQTYSEIGLKQSRMWAKGTLCITIAANIAKTGILTFDACFPDSIVGFTPKKHVKVEYVQHWISFLQKILEDSAPESAQKNINLKILSNLEIPIPPLELQEKFVEISEKLNQLKTYQSQSKQEINNLFNTLMQKAFKGELVC, encoded by the coding sequence ATGCTTAAAAAAGTAGATTTACCATTAGAATGGAAATTTAAACCAGTTTCAGAGGTTTGTGATATAAATCCTCGGAAAAATGAAGTTAAAAATTATTCTGATTCTGAAAAAATCACATTTCTTTCAATGGAATCTGTTGGTGAGAATGGAGAAATATATTCACAAGAAATTAAAGATTTAGGGGAAGTTTTTAAAGGTTACACCTATTTTAAGAAAAATGATGTCCTTTTTGCCAAAATAACACCTTGTATGGAAAATGGTAAAGGAACAATTGCCAAAATCGGTACTGATATTGGTTTTGGTTCAACTGAGTTCCATATCTTACGAACTTATGAAAATGTAATTCCAGAATGGGTTTATAGATTTTTAGCATTAGACTATACTCGTAAATATGCTGAACAAAACATGACGGGAAGTGCAGGACAAAAAAGGGTTCCTAAAACTTTCTTTGACAAATTGAAAATTCCAGTTCCACCACTCAAAACCCAGAAGAAAATAATTGAAATCCTGGAAAAGGCCGAAAAACTGAAAGAATGGCGGACCGAAACGGATGAATTGGCCGATGAATATTTGAAAAGTGTTTTTCTGGAAATGTTTGGAGATCCAGTTAAAAATAGTAAAGAATGGGATATTTTTAAATTTGGAGATGTTGGTAAGCTCGAAAGAGGAAAATCTAAGCATAGGCCAAGAAATGCACCAGAGTTATTAGGTGGCTCTTATCCATTAATACAAACTGGAGAAGTTGCAGGGTCTGGAGGTTACATAAAAAATTATACTCAAACATATTCTGAAATAGGGTTGAAACAGAGCAGAATGTGGGCAAAAGGCACATTATGCATAACAATAGCGGCCAATATAGCTAAAACAGGAATATTAACATTTGATGCATGTTTTCCAGATAGTATTGTTGGATTTACTCCTAAAAAGCATGTAAAAGTAGAATATGTTCAGCATTGGATATCCTTTTTACAAAAAATATTGGAAGACAGTGCCCCTGAATCAGCTCAAAAAAACATAAATTTAAAGATTCTGTCCAACCTTGAAATTCCAATTCCCCCCTTAGAACTTCAAGAAAAATTTGTAGAAATATCTGAAAAATTAAATCAACTAAAAACATACCAATCCCAATCCAAACAAGAAATAAACAACCTATTCAACACCCTAATGCAAAAAGCATTCAAAGGAGAACTCGTATGCTAG